The Pseudomonas sp. FP2309 genomic sequence ATGGTCGGCAAGCTGGCGCATATCATCGGCGAAGTGCGCAATGCCGCCGATAACCTGGCCAGTGCCTCCGAGCAGGTCAGTGCCACCGCACAATCGATGAGCCAGGCCACCAGTGAACAGGCTGCGAGCGTCGAGGAAACCAGCGCCTCGGTGGAGCAGATGAGCGCCAGCATCAACCAGAACACCGAAAACGCCAAAGTCACCGACGGCATGGCCAGCAAGGCTGCCAAGGAAGCCACCGAGGGCGGCGAGTCGGTGCAGCAGACGGTGGTGGCGATGAAGAAAATCGCCCAGCGCATCAGCATCATTGATGACATCGCTTACCAGACCAATCTGCTGGCCCTCAACGCCGCCATTGAAGCCGCGCGGGCCGGCGAGCACGGCAAGGGGTTCGCCGTGGTGGCCGCCGAAGTGCGCAAGCTGGCCGAACGCAGCCAGGTTGCCGCCCAGGAAATCGGCGAATTGTCTTCCAGCAGCGTGGACATGGCCGAGAAAGCCGGCAAGTTGCTCGACGAAATGGTGCCCTCCATCAACAAGACATCCGACCTTGTGCAGGAAATCAGCGCCGCGTCCGAGGAACAGGCCGCCGGTGTCGCGCAGATCAACACGGCCATGACCCAGCTCAATCAGGTGACCCAGCAAAATGCCTCGAGCAGTGAAGAGCTGGCCGCCACCGCCGAAGAAATGAGCAGCCAGGCCGAGCAACTGCAACAGGCCATGAGTTTCTTCGTGCTGGATTCCGCGACCAAAGCGGCCGCGCAAAGCAGCAGTGTGGACAGCCCCGGCAGCAAGCCCAACCGCCAGCCGCCGCGCCCGAAAGCGCCGGCACCGCGCAAGGCGTTCGCCTACAGCATGGCCAGCGCGCCGGACGAATCGGAATTCACCCGTTTCTGATCACACGATCAATGCGGGCCTACAAGGGAGAGTGAAATGGGCGCAGTGATGACGACTCGGCAAACCGCTGCGGCGGTGGATGAGGATGCGCAGTACCTGACCTTTATGCTCGGTGGCGAAATGTTCGCTATCGGCATCCTGGGGATCAAGGAAATTATCGAATACGGCAGTCTGACGGTGGTGCCGATGATGCCCGCGTTCGTGCGCGGGGTGATCAACCTGCGTGGCGCGGTGGTGCCGGTGGTTGACCTGTCGGCGCGTTTTGGGCGAGCCAATTCGGCGATCACTCGGCGCTCCTGCGTGAT encodes the following:
- a CDS encoding methyl-accepting chemotaxis protein, which produces MKWFYDLKISTKLISSFLVVLALTAVMGVFAILQLGAVNQAAQDIKGNWMPSMRAAAGMRFYAANYRLKENRHIGTEIAEEKTQAEREAAESRQQFETRMGTYEQLLSNEEDRQLLASVKSAWDAYLASSKQLLEFSRQNLDTQARSLLRGESKEHFDEVTNRLQKMVELNDAGATVSGDKGSALYESSRLSIIAVLVAALLIGLGLAIFIARIISRPLKQAALAAEQLAEGNLNAHIEPGTKDETGMVLNAMRNMVGKLAHIIGEVRNAADNLASASEQVSATAQSMSQATSEQAASVEETSASVEQMSASINQNTENAKVTDGMASKAAKEATEGGESVQQTVVAMKKIAQRISIIDDIAYQTNLLALNAAIEAARAGEHGKGFAVVAAEVRKLAERSQVAAQEIGELSSSSVDMAEKAGKLLDEMVPSINKTSDLVQEISAASEEQAAGVAQINTAMTQLNQVTQQNASSSEELAATAEEMSSQAEQLQQAMSFFVLDSATKAAAQSSSVDSPGSKPNRQPPRPKAPAPRKAFAYSMASAPDESEFTRF
- a CDS encoding chemotaxis protein CheW; the encoded protein is MGAVMTTRQTAAAVDEDAQYLTFMLGGEMFAIGILGIKEIIEYGSLTVVPMMPAFVRGVINLRGAVVPVVDLSARFGRANSAITRRSCVIIIEASTDEGQPQDIGLLVDTVSAVQEIPAAQIEPPPSFGARIRADFISGMAKVDGKFVIVLEVDKVLSIDEMSSLAEGGQAALDPDPR